A stretch of DNA from Paenibacillus sp. FSL W8-0186:
TCCAGAGCGTTCAAAAAATTGCACGGAGTGATGCCTAGTTCTGCGCGTGACAATGGCATTGAACTCAAGGCCTATCCCCGGTTATCCTTTCATATTTCGATTCGAGGAGATGTGGAGATGAACTACAAAATCGAGGAAAAACAAGCTTTTGACATGTTCGGCATTTCGACTGTAATCAACGCCGATGAAGATTTCTTAGAGCAACCGTTTATTGAAATCCCTAAATTTTGGACCCAGTGTGTATCCGACGGAACTATAGATGGCATCCGTGCCGCCGCAGGCTTGGGGGAAAACGGCCAGCTCCACGGGGTATTATATAATAGCCAGGATGAGAAATTCTCCTACATGATCGGTTACTTCTTACCCCAAAGCGGCCTGCCCGAAGGGTTTGAACAACTTCAAATCCCCCTACAAACTTATGCGATTTTCTCAACTGGGCCCTACCCTGACGGACAGAGCGGGATTCATGATTTGTGGAGAAGAATTTGGGGGGAATGGTTCCCGAGCTCTAATTACGAGTTCGCAAACGGACCCGAATTTGAAATGACTTACGATCGAGGCAACAACATGTATGAAATGGAAATTTGGATCCCTGTCGTTAACAAGCTTAGTGTTTAGAACAGAGAGCAACACAAGTGCCTGTCACTACGTGTTGCTCTCTTCATTTATGGACATATTTATAGCTTCCTTTAGCGGAGGAAAAGACAGTAGGACGCATATTGACTCTGGATTATATAAAGGAGCGGCTCCTTATTCAATAAGCTAATAAGCAAAGCTGAGATCATTCCTTCCATTGGAGCTAGTTTTAAGAACAAAAAATAAGCACGAACGATCTGGGTTAAGGTCGTTCGTGCTTGAGAGATGGTACGGTATTTTTGTTTAAAACTCGATCTGCCAAGTCATTTACTATCTAATGAACCCGGATAACTAGGTTCAGGTTTATTCTCGCAGTTGAAGTCAGCTTGAATGATATGATTAACCTCGTCCAATATGGCCTCGTAGCTAGTTTCCAATGAGATTGCAATCTCATGAAACAAAATCTGCTGCGTAGAGATTAACAAATTCTGATCTTGTTGGCTAAACTTTTTATTGTTTAGTTCAACCTTAAGCTTTTGTCGCATTAGAGTATTGATCATTTTTGCAATTTCTTCCCTATGACCTGTATTAACGATTTTTGAATAGGTATGATTCCGTTCCGTATTTTTTTCTATCCAAGGAATACCTGGCAATTTAAAGGATTGAATAATTTTCTCTGCTTCATCCCGTTTAATAAGATCCAACATCAGTATGGACTTATTATCTACTGGAATACTGATTTTTAAACTAGCAGCATGCAGCGGATGTAAATCATAATAATACCTTGAGACGCCGGAAATTTCTTTTTCACTTATACTATCGATTCGGCATATGCCATGTCCTGAATATATAATCAATTCACCCACTTCAAACAATGCAGTCGCCTCCTCGCGATCGTCAACTAAGATGACAATATAATTCTATTATACCACATTGTCAACCTAATTGACGATGAATAGACGCTTTTGTATATTGGATGAGAATATATTGAAAGGAATGAATAGAATGAGTTCAGAATCACAGAACTTAGACTTGATAGACTTGATTAGCGAGCGTCATGTCCTGCTTCGCAACTTGAATAGCCAATTGTGGAATGATAGTCATGACCTCTATATATCTAATTCGGAATGGTTTATTATGGCGAGAATATACAAGAAGCAGCCAACGATATCCTATGTTACCAAACAAGCAGGCATTTCTCGGCAGGCTACTCATAAATTCATTAAAAATCTGGAATCCAAGGGATTAGTTGAAATTGGCAAGGTACAACATAACAATAAAGATAAATGCATACGATTAACAAAATTTGGTGAAGAATGCTATGAAAAAAATGAGATCATCAAAGCAACACTTGAGGCAAAAATCATCGAATCCATCGGGGTTGAACAAGCAATCCAGCTTAAAGAGATTTTACAATCCGATTGGAGGCTATAAGCGAAAGTTTTACAATTTATATTTTCCTATTGGGGAACATGGATTGATTGCAGAGGGCTAATCAAGCCGATTTAGAGGAACTAAAGAAGTGGATTGAAGAAGGCAAAGTCAAACCTATAATTGATGCGAGCTATCCGCTTCATGATATTCAACAAGCTTTTCGATATTTGGAAGAAGGCCATGCGAAGGGGAAAGTTGTTATTTCGATGTGACTACTTTGAAGGACTAGGGGCAGGCCCCCTGTCCCTGCCTAAGCCCCTGAAGAATCAAGAAAGCCAAGGATCCTGTCCCCATGGCTCTCCTGGCTCTCATTATTGAACTGTTCTTCAACACTAAATTTCCCACCATAATCTAGGCAGCTATAGTCACTATAGAAGCCTAGAAAGGACAATCTGCGGCCATGATCATTTAGGATTTGGACATCCAGATTTCTAAAAGGATTCATCAACATCTACCGCTTGATCAGGCTCGCACTCCCGCCGATTACAAATAGCCCCCTTGGGCCGTCCAAAAGGGCTGCTCCTCTTACGATTACGGTGATTCGCCTTCTGCCGCGGCAGCTTCGGATGGCTTCATCAAGCCTTGAACGGCGCCCAGAAATGGGCGTATGGATTTAATCATGCCGTATCCTAACTTCACGACCGGGACAAATCGCTGGATCATGCCGAACAGCTTCATGCCGCTGCCCAGCGCACCGCCGAGCGCTCCCGCAGTAGCGCCGGTGCCGCCTAATCCCCCGAACAGCGATCCTAAAATCGGCAGAAAAGCCGATATCCGGGCTTCCGGCTTGCGTGAGCGGGAACGCACGGAAGGCTTACGTGCACCGCCTCGCCGGCTGCCGGAGCGACTACCCGAGGCGTGGGATCCAGCTCTGCGCTGCTTAGGCCGGGAGCCTTGCTTCCTGGATGAGGTGCTCGGCTGAGCTCCGGCGCTTGCCAGCGTCAAGCCGCTGCTATTGACGTCAGTAATGTAGCCAACGTAGGTCTTACCACTATGCAGAGTGATGCATACCGGCCGACCCTGTAAACGTTTGGCGCGTCCGAGCACCTCTTTGGATTGTGCCATGGAAGTTTCACCTCGCTCACTGGTTATGGTTCATTGTACGCCAGGCGCGGGCTGCCCGCTTGTGCGAATGCAGGATGAGCACAAGCCCTCTTCGCCGCACCTGCGACGATCCCTGAGGCTGGCTGGTCGGACTCAAGATACATGTCAAGCTTTAAAATGAATGCCTGATTTTCGGTTACCGCTGTCGTAAGCGCAGGGTATAATAAACTCATTCTTAAAAACGTAGGTGTATCCATTATGATCCATAACGAGGAACGTAAAATCGAATATTATAAAGCCCTTGTGGAGAAAAGATCTGACTATGAAGGCGTCTTCTACGTTGGTGTCAAATCCACAGGTGTGTTTTGCCGGCCAACTTGTCCTGCTCGGAAACCAAAGTACGAAAACTGCGAGTTCTACGAGACTGCGCAGCAGGCGCTTCTAGCTTCCTTCCGTCCCTGTCAGCGCTGCCGACCCTTGTCGCATCCGAATCAAGTCTCGGATGTCGTCCGTTTACTCGTTGAAGCCGTTGAGCAAAATCCGGAGAAACGTTGGAAGGGGTACGATTTTAAGACTTTATCCATTGATGAATCCACTGCCCGCCGTCAGTTCAAAAAGCGCTTTGGCATGACATTCGTTGAATACGCTCGGGCACGTCGCATGGGACTGGCTTTAAAGAGCATCCGATCGGGGGAGAAGATTATCGATACGCAATTAGCTACAGGTTACGATTCCAGCAGCGGATTTAGAGATGCATTCTCTCGCATCATGGGGGCACCTCCTACGCTCCTGGATGAAGCCGTATTCTTAAGGCAGCGTGGATTGACACCCGGCTTGGCCCTATGATTGCCATATCGGACGAGATCGAGCTGTTTCTGCTGGAATTTGTGGATCGCCGAGGATTAGAACGCGAGGTTGAACGACTAAGAAATAAATGGAAGGCAGCTATAATTCCTGGCCAAACCAAACCCATTCAATCCATTGAACTAGAACTGACTCAATACTTCGAGGGTACGTTAACCGAGTTCAGGACCCCTCTCCATCTAATTGGATCACCTTTTCAACGAAGCGTATGGGAACAATTGCGGCAGATTCCACCCGGGGAAACCCGTTCTTACGCCGCAATCGCGCTGGCGCTTGGCAAACCCGCGGCATATCGTGCAGCAGCACAAGCGAACGGCGCTAATCAGTTGGCCATTGTCATACCCTGTCACCGTGTAATTAATACCGATGGCGGGCTCGGCGGGTACGGTGGCGGAGTTGCGCGCAAAGAATGGCTGCTAAATCATGAGAGAAGCTGGAGAGAAACAAAATGAGCACACAACTAGAACAGTCGCATCAATACGAGAAGCCACTTCTCTTGAGAAGCGGCTTCTTGCGAAAATATATTGATAAAATACGGTTCAAACCTGCGCCCCCATGCCACTGTCCGGGGCAGAAACAGGCTTCACGAGCGCCTTCTTCTCCCAGGCCCGGCTTCTCCAGCGAAGCAGCATGATCATGCCGCGCAGCCATTCATCTACCGTGAAAGCGATCCATATCCCAAGCAGCCCGATCCCGAAATGAACGCCAAGTACATAAGCAAGCGGCACCGAGACACCCCACATCGAGAGCACGCCCATCAATACAGGAAAACGCGCATCCCCGGCAGCCCGCAGCGAATTGATGATGACCATATTAAACGTCCGGCCGGGTTCGAGAATAATGGAGAGCAGAAAAATACCCGCCCCGGCGGCAATGATCTCCGGGTCTTTCGTGAACATGCCGATCAGGTCATGCCGGAACAGCGATGCAATACCTACAATACCTAAAGTTAACCCAAAGCTGATCCTCACGCTTCTCATGAGTCGCTTGTAGGCCTCTTTCATTTCCCCCGCTCCGACCATTTGTCCGACAATAATTTCCGTACCTGCTCCGATCGCCAAAGCAAGCGCCATAAAATAGTTCGAGATGTTCATGACGTAAACATGGGTATTTAGCGCAGTGATGCCGATCATATTGACGAAACTGATGATCATGAGGTACTGCGACTGCCACGCAAGATGTTCGCCAGCAGCTGGCAAGCCGACGTGCAAAATCTGTTTTACGTAAGTGCCATTCCAAACCACGTAATCTTTAGCACGAATCGGTGCAGGACTCCGGCGATATAGAATGATAAACAGAACGATAATGCCGAGCAAGCGGCTAACGACCGTGGATATGGCCGCTCCCGTCACGCCTAGCTCCGGAAAGCCGAAGTTCCCGAAAATAAGCAGATAGTTTCCTGCAACGTGTACAAGATTGACACCCAGGGTGACAAACATCACGCTTTTGGTGTGTCCGGTCGAACGGATCACTGACGAAACCGCATAAGAGAGCGCCTCGATCCAGATAAAACCGCCGATAATTTTTAAATAATGACTTGCAATTCCGATTTGCTCGGGATTTAACTTCATCAAATGTAAAATAGGCTCCCCATACAAAAACAGGACCAGGCTGACGAGCACCCCGAATATCAGATTTAACGTAATGGCGTTGGCCGAAATGCGGCCCGCTTCTCTCTCCCGCCCGGCGCCGATATACTGGGCAACCGCGACGCTAGTGCCGATGCCAACAAAGCCGAACATCAGTATGCAGAAGTAAATAATTTCGTTGGCTAAACCTACGGCCCCGGTCACCTTATCGGAGATGCGGCTTAACATGAACACGTCCACTGTGCCCAGCATCATCCGCAGCACGGAATCGATGAGAATCGGCCAAGTTACAGCAAAAAGACTAAGTTTTTTCCATGATGGAATACGATCGGTTAATGTCACTTTTAACAAGCTCCTACTAGGTCTATTCTTTTTTTATTAATATAGCTGCTTCGAAACTGAATACCACGAACGGTCATCTTCGCCATATCGGTTTTGATGATGTAATTGTACCTTGAAGCCTAATGATTGATAAACACGTAACATCGCCTGCTCAACTGCGTTTAATTTCACGGTACAATCCCTTGTTAACCCAAATAAATCATCTTTATAGTGATTGTACCCTTTCGTTTTCGCAAACGGCGTAATTTCTTTCAGAATTTGCCTCATAATGGGTTCTCCATCGACTTGTTTATATTCAAAGCTTAAATAAAGACCCCGGTTTTTCGGGCTAATCGGCACAGATCGATAATCCATATGGAAATAATTACCGTTATGTCCGTTAAACTGTAGCATCGTTTTTCCAATCACTTGTGTATCCGTAATCGTCATATACTGTCTGACAATACGTGAAAAATAGTCGACATACATTTGCTGCTCTGCCAGCTCTGAATTAATCAGGCCATCCTCTTGAATTGCCTGACGAAGTAATTCATTTTGAATTTTGTTCTTATCCCCAATCCAATAAAATGAACGATCTCTGTAATTAAACCCCGATTGATTAAAAATTGTATGTCCATATCGAATATGTATAACATGTATATTGTTCTGAATCGCTACATTTTTCACCGTTTGCGCAATCAAATTTGCTATTGTCGATGTTATATTAGCGCCGCCAATTGAGCTATATTTAATTTCTAGCACATGTACATCCTCGTTTAAAAAATCAAACGTAGATGTTATAAACACAATTTTAAAAGTAAATCCATTGTTTTCACCATTTTTTGGCTTTACAGAGATTGACTCGTCATAAATAGATTGATTCGGTCGTGGCAATTCTCTGGCCGCAATCCAATCTGAATTTGAAAATTGCCGTAAAAATGCTAATTCATATTCATTTAACGGACTGTTCATTGTTAAGCCCGCCTCCTCTGATTTTGTTGTTTCATGTTGTACATGGGCTCTTCTTTTTTCACAAAATGCAAATAGAAAACAGCGGCCAACCACGACAGCAATTCGTACACGGCTACCACTGTTTAAATATAGAATGATCATTCTCGCGAAATCATCATAGCTTAGTGCCTGAGGACCCGTCAAGAGCAAATCAAAATTCAGATGTTGTTCTGTAAAAAAGCATGTGCAGCGGTGTGGGTAGTGGTCTTGCGCATGCCATGGCTGGTGAAAACAAATTACGCTTCGTCTCATCTAAATAGGTTGTACTTCGATTTGATCAACAATGAATTCATCTTTAGTAATATCGAATTTATATGCGAAGGAGACTTTTGCTACGCAAGCAAAAGTCCCCTTCAGGCAGCGCATTGTTCTGTACGGAGTTTGACCACAACCTAAGCGCCAAATTGGACACCAGGAGTTATGCTAGAATTGTTCCGTGTACTTTTTGAAATTGTCCATAATCGCTTGCCAGCCTGCTTGCTGGAACTCAACTGGATGCGTACTCTCTGCATCAAACGTTTCAACGACCTTCGTTTCGCCGCCTTGATCCGTGAAGGTGATCTCGACCCTTCTCCCATCTGCCATCGTATATGAGATCCATTCATGCGGCTTCACTTCGTCATATACTCCAGCAAAATCAAACCCCATGCTGCCATCCTTCGCTTCCATTCGGGTCATAAACTTGCCGCCAGCCCGTAAATCATTCTCTGCCCTCGGCGCATGCCAATCCTCGGAAGCTTGATTCCACTTCGTAATATGCTCCGGCCCCGTCCAACAGCCCCATACCTTTTCAATAGGCGCTTGAACAACTGTCTGAACAGTTACTTTCGTCGGATTATTTGTTCCCATTTTGAAAGACACCTCACTTTTGTTTTTTGTTTCTCTATGATATAGACGTCATTCGAAGTCAAAATTCATCGGTGAATTTGCTCCGGCAGCCCAAATCGGGAAAATAATTTGGCGTTAATAAAAATTTGGACATGGAGTATTTTCCGGTCTCTGACTTCAATCACGTGAATTCCCCAAGGGGTGAGCACAGATGATGCTTCAAGGCTCGGTATATACTGCGCAAAAGCAGGATATCCGCCGTTCACCGTAACCGGTATAAAGCGGGAGCCCTCGCAATGCCAGCGAGTCAATGAGAAAAACTTGCACAAATCATCCTTCCCTCGCACCCACATAGCAAAAGGCGGCATGGACAAACAGCCCTCCTCATGAAATAGTGCGACCAGCGCATCGATATCAAATTGTTCGAAGGCATCCACATACCGTGACAGCAGCTCACGATCAGGTTCATTATCCATCCGGCTGAGCTCGTCGGAACGGAGCCGGGTACGGCTCATCGTCTCCCTGGCTCTTTGCAAAGCGCTATTCACGGCCGCCGGCGACATCCCCAAGGTTTCTGCGATCTGTTTGGAGGACCAGTCGAAAACATCCTTTAATATAAGAACGGCACGTTGGCGCGGCGGTAAGGTTTGTAAAAGTGCGATGAAGCAGATCTGCAGGGTATCTTTGCGAATAAGCACATCTTCGGGATTCTCTCCAAAGTCAGGAGCAAGCCATATCCATGAAGAGTCGGGCAGCGTTTCGCGCGGTTCGACGATGGTGACCGCCGGATCGGACAGATCAACGGGCAGGGTACGGCGTTTGGCTTGTCTCAGTTTGTCCAGGCACAAATTGGAGGCAATTCGATAAATCCATGTTTTGTGGGACGACTCCTGCCTGAATGAATCCCAGCTTTGCCAAACACGGATGTAGGTTTCCTGGACTGCATCGTCTGCGTCCTCGATAGAACCCAACATTCGGTAGCAATACGATGTTAGCCC
This window harbors:
- a CDS encoding effector binding domain-containing protein translates to MDWLNRMNSAMEYVETHLSEEIEYEQVARIACCSTYHFQRMFSFITGLPLSEYIRRRRLTLAAFELQQSNTKVIDTALKYGYESPEAFSRAFKKLHGVMPSSARDNGIELKAYPRLSFHISIRGDVEMNYKIEEKQAFDMFGISTVINADEDFLEQPFIEIPKFWTQCVSDGTIDGIRAAAGLGENGQLHGVLYNSQDEKFSYMIGYFLPQSGLPEGFEQLQIPLQTYAIFSTGPYPDGQSGIHDLWRRIWGEWFPSSNYEFANGPEFEMTYDRGNNMYEMEIWIPVVNKLSV
- a CDS encoding CarD family transcriptional regulator codes for the protein MGELIIYSGHGICRIDSISEKEISGVSRYYYDLHPLHAASLKISIPVDNKSILMLDLIKRDEAEKIIQSFKLPGIPWIEKNTERNHTYSKIVNTGHREEIAKMINTLMRQKLKVELNNKKFSQQDQNLLISTQQILFHEIAISLETSYEAILDEVNHIIQADFNCENKPEPSYPGSLDSK
- a CDS encoding MarR family winged helix-turn-helix transcriptional regulator → MSSESQNLDLIDLISERHVLLRNLNSQLWNDSHDLYISNSEWFIMARIYKKQPTISYVTKQAGISRQATHKFIKNLESKGLVEIGKVQHNNKDKCIRLTKFGEECYEKNEIIKATLEAKIIESIGVEQAIQLKEILQSDWRL
- a CDS encoding zinc-binding dehydrogenase, with amino-acid sequence MQRANQADLEELKKWIEEGKVKPIIDASYPLHDIQQAFRYLEEGHAKGKVVISM
- a CDS encoding MATE family efflux transporter, which gives rise to MTLTDRIPSWKKLSLFAVTWPILIDSVLRMMLGTVDVFMLSRISDKVTGAVGLANEIIYFCILMFGFVGIGTSVAVAQYIGAGREREAGRISANAITLNLIFGVLVSLVLFLYGEPILHLMKLNPEQIGIASHYLKIIGGFIWIEALSYAVSSVIRSTGHTKSVMFVTLGVNLVHVAGNYLLIFGNFGFPELGVTGAAISTVVSRLLGIIVLFIILYRRSPAPIRAKDYVVWNGTYVKQILHVGLPAAGEHLAWQSQYLMIISFVNMIGITALNTHVYVMNISNYFMALALAIGAGTEIIVGQMVGAGEMKEAYKRLMRSVRISFGLTLGIVGIASLFRHDLIGMFTKDPEIIAAGAGIFLLSIILEPGRTFNMVIINSLRAAGDARFPVLMGVLSMWGVSVPLAYVLGVHFGIGLLGIWIAFTVDEWLRGMIMLLRWRSRAWEKKALVKPVSAPDSGMGAQV
- a CDS encoding SRPBCC family protein, whose translation is MGTNNPTKVTVQTVVQAPIEKVWGCWTGPEHITKWNQASEDWHAPRAENDLRAGGKFMTRMEAKDGSMGFDFAGVYDEVKPHEWISYTMADGRRVEITFTDQGGETKVVETFDAESTHPVEFQQAGWQAIMDNFKKYTEQF
- a CDS encoding sigma-70 family RNA polymerase sigma factor; this translates as MTETALDLQLLESLKPGLTSYCYRMLGSIEDADDAVQETYIRVWQSWDSFRQESSHKTWIYRIASNLCLDKLRQAKRRTLPVDLSDPAVTIVEPRETLPDSSWIWLAPDFGENPEDVLIRKDTLQICFIALLQTLPPRQRAVLILKDVFDWSSKQIAETLGMSPAAVNSALQRARETMSRTRLRSDELSRMDNEPDRELLSRYVDAFEQFDIDALVALFHEEGCLSMPPFAMWVRGKDDLCKFFSLTRWHCEGSRFIPVTVNGGYPAFAQYIPSLEASSVLTPWGIHVIEVRDRKILHVQIFINAKLFSRFGLPEQIHR